CCTGCGCCGCCCCGTCCCGGCGCGGGCGATGGTGACGCAGGCGGTGGTAGCGTCGGTGCCGTTCTTCTGGAACAGCGCCCATTCGGCATGGGGGATTGTCTCCACGAGCAGCTCGGCGAGGATGACGGCATGCTCGGTCGGCCCGTCGAGGCAATCGCCGAGGTCCCACTGCGCGCGTGCCGCAGCATCCACCGCGGGGTGGCGGTGGCCGAGGATGATCGGCCCCCAGCTGCACATGAAGTCGATGTACGTGTTGCCGTCGACATCGGTGACGCGCGCGCCCTCGCCGGCACGGAAGAACTGCGGGTAACCGGCGGGAACCGCCGCCGCGCGCTGATGGCCCCACATCCCGCCCGGAATCACCGTGGCGGCGCGCTGGCGCAAGCTGCGGTCGCGCGTCGATTCGGTGGGTCGGGCAAGATGATCCATTCGGGGGGTCCTCGAAGCGTCGATGGCGGTCATCGGACGGCCATTTGATATATCATGTCTGCGCCCGACACCGGAGGCTGTCAACGATCGCCCGACGAAATCGGCATCTTTATTGATGATAAATTTTGCCGCAATTGGAGCGAGTCTCGGCACATCGCTCGGGCAATCGATGGAAAACGCTAGAGATACCCAGAATTCGGCGCAACGATACGCTCCAGGCCATGCTCAAAACCCATGCAACCTGATCCCGCAAGCTATCACAAAACCAAATTTTTTTCGATTAAGCTCAAAAGGCTCTTTCGCGATTTTGATATAGCAAATACGCTCTCCGGACGCCGGGACGCGACCGCCCTCAACACCCCGGCGACCGACGAAAGAGGCCTATGCACGGACCGGGAGTGCCGATGACCGACAGGACGACCACCGGAGCTGCAATCTCCATCCAGAGCTTGCGAAAGGTGTTCGACTCCACCGTGGCCGTGGACGACGTTTCGCTCGACATCGAGGCGGGCGAGTTCGTCGCCCTCCTCGGCCCCTCCGGCTCCGGCAAGTCGACCGTCTTGACGAGCATTGCCGGCTTCGAGTTCCCCTCCGCCGGCCGCATCGACATCGGCGGCGTCGACTGCACCCGCGTGCCGCCCTTCCGGCGCAACATCGGCATGGTGTTCCAGCACTACACGCTGTTCCCGCACCTCTCGGTGATCGACAACGTCGCCTTCCCGCTGAAGATGCGCCGCGTGCCCCTCAGGGAACGCCGCCGCCGCGCCGCCGAGGCCCTCGCCACGGTACGGCTCGACGGCTACGGGGAGCGCATGCCGGGCCAGCTCTCCGGCGGGCAGCAGCAGCGCGTCGCCCTCGCCCGCGCCATCGTCTACCAGCCCCGCGTCCTCCTGATGGACGAGCCGCTCTCCGCGCTCGACAAGAACCTGCGCGAGGAGATGCAGCTCGAGATCAAGCGGCTGCACCACCAGCTCGGCATGACCGTCGTCTTCGTCACCCACGACCAGGGCGAGGCGCTCACGATGGCCGACCGCGTCGCCATCCTGCGCGACGGACGGGTGCAGCAGGTCGCCCCCGCGCGCGAGCTCTACGAGCGGCCCGCCAACCTCTTCGCCGCCGGCTTCATCGGCGAGATGAACTTCATCCCGGTCACCTACGAGGCCGGGGCCGTCTCGCTTCCCGGCGGCGCCCGCTGGGCGCTCCCCGCCGACGCGTGCGTGGCACCCGTCGCGCCGGGCCCGGCGACGCTCGCCATCCGCCCGGAACGCCTCTCGCCCACCGCCGTCGAAGGCGGCGAGCGCACGCTGGAGGCACGCGTCGAGGAGGTCGTCTACGCCGGCGCCGGGACCCTCGTCATCGCCCGCCTGCCGGACGGCACCGAGGTGCGAGCCCGCATGGCGAGCGCCACCATCGGCGCCATCGAGGAGGGCCAGCCGATCACGCTTCACGCCCCCGAGAACGCGCTCCTCGTCTATCCGCGGGACGACGCGGAATGAGCGCCACCGCGGACACGGCGACGGCCGTCCCCGCCGAGGGCGGGGGCTACCTCTCCGGCCTCTTCCGCGCGGAGGGGCGGCACCTCTCCAGAGGGGGCGTGCTGCTCCTCATGGCGCCGTTCTTCGTCCTGCTGGTGGCCGCCTTCCTCTGGCCGCTGGTCAACCTCCTCTCGATCTCCTTCCTGGAGCCGCACCCGACGCTCGAGCACTACGAGCGCGTCGTCTCCAACCCGGTCTATGCCCGCGTTCTTTGGCGCACCTTCGCCATCGCGCTCACCGTGACCGCGCTGTGCCTCGCGCTCGCCTTTCCCGTCGCGCTGCTGATGGCGCGGTCCAGGGGGCCGATGGCGATCTTCATCACCGCCTGCGTCGTGCTGCCGTTCTGGTCCTCGGTGCTGGTGCGCACGGCCGCCTGGGCGGTTCTGCTGCAGCGTCACGGCCTCATCAACGAGGGCCTGCAGGCGGTCGGGGTCACCAGCGAGCCGATCCAGCTCCTCTATACGCGTGGCGCCGTCGTCGTCGCGATGGCGCACGTCCTCCTTCCGTTCATGGTGCTGCCGATCTACGGCGCCCTCCGGAACATCCCGCAGGACCTCTCGCGCGCCGCCGCCATCCTCGGCGCGGGGCCGCTGAAGACCTTCCGCGAGGTGATCCTGCCGCTCGCCCTGCCCGGCGTCATCTCCGGCACGCTCCTCGTGTTCCTGACGGCGCTCGGCTACTTCATCACCCCGGCCCTCCTCGGCTCGCCGCAGGAGATGATGATCGCGACCCTCATCTCCCAGCAGATCCGCGAGATGCTGGACTGGCCCTTCGCGGCCGCGCTCGTCGGCGTCCTCACGCTCTTCGTCACCGCCATCACGCTCATCTTCTCCCGCGTGATGCGCTTCGACCGGCTGATGGGGGGCGGGGCATGAACGCGCGCTCGCTGATGCTCAACGCCTACGTCTACGCGGTGCTCGCCTTCATCATCGTGCCGATCCTCGTGATCCTGCCGATGGCCTTCTCCGAGCCCGCCTACCTCACCTTCCCGCCGGAGGGCTTCACCCTGAACTGGTTCGCCGAGTTCTTCGGCAACCGGCGCTGGATGCGCGCGGCGCAGTTCTCCCTCACCATCGCGCTCTTCGTCTCGCTGACGACGTCGGTCATAGGCACCATGGCGACCTACGCGCTGGTGCGCGGCGCGGGCGGCATAGGCGCGCTGTTCCAGGCGCTGCTGATCGGGCCGATCGTCGTGCCGCACATCGCGCTCGCCGTGGCGCTCTACCTGTTCTTCGGCCAGGTCGGTCTCTCGGGGACCACCATCGGCTACGTGATGGCCCATTCGGTTATCGCGATGCCCTTCACCGTCTTCACCGTCGCCGCCGCGCTGACGCGAGTGGACCCGGCGCTCGAGGACGCGGCGATGAGCTGCGGCGCGACACGCTTCACCGCCTTCCGCCTCGTCACGCTGCCGATGATCCTGCCGAACGTGCTGTCGGGCGCCCTCTTCGCCTTCATCATCTCGTTCGACGAGCCGGTGATCTCGTTCTTCCTTGCCGGCATCCGCGACAAGACGCTGCCGCGCATGATGTTCGACAACATCGAGCAGAACCTCACCCCCGTCATTCCTGCCATCGCCGTGCTGCTGACGCTCCTGTCGGTCGCCGTGCTGCTCCTCGCCGCCTTGCTGCGGCGCTGGTCGGCCCACGCGGCGGCAGCGCGTGCCGAGTAACGACCCCCGAAAACACCTTCTCAACGAGGAGAGCCGATCGATGGATCTGAACGCGACGAAACGGGCCGGCGTCATCGCCGCGGCCCTCATCATGGGCGGCGTTGGGACCGCCTCGGCGCAGGAGCTGGTGATCGCCACCACCGGCGGCCTGATGCGCAACATGATGGAAGAGCACATGTACGAGCCCTTCTATGACGATACGGGCATCGAAGTGATCCCCTTCGACATCGAGGTGCCCGACCAATGGGCCCGCGCCGAAGGCATGATGCGCACCGGCAACGTCGAGTTCGACATCGTCACCGCGACGGGACCGGACCTCATCGACAAGCGCGACATGCTCGAGAAGATCCCGTGCGACGAGATGGAGAACATCGTCGAGTACGCGCTCCCCGGCGCGTGCGAGGAGTACGGCGTCGCCCGCACCACCGGCGGCATGCTGCTCGCCTACGACAAGGAGGTCTACGGCGACAAGGCGCCCGAGAGCTGGGCCGACTTCTGGGACGTCGAGGCCTTCCCCGGGCCGCGTGGGCTGCCCGACACCGGCGACCGCGACTGGTGGGTGCCGCTGGTGGCCCTCCTCGCCGACGGCGTGAAGCCGGAGGAGCTCTTCCCGTTCGACATGGACCGCGCCTACGCCAAGCTCGACGAGATCAAGCCGCACATCAATGTCTGGTGGAAGACCGGCAACCAGGTGCAGCAGATCATGCGCGACAAGGAAGTCGCGATGACGATGGCCTACTCCGGCCGCGCCCTCGCCACCATCAAGGAAGGCGCGCCCTGGGGGATGGTCTGGAACGGAGCCCCGCGCGACACCGGCTACTTCGCGGTCCTGAAGAACGCGCCCGACACCGACGCCGCCTTCAAGTTCATCGACTTCTTCTACGGCAACGCCAAGGGCCATCCCGAGTTCATGCGTGCCGTGAACTACGCCACCTCCTCCACCGCCGGCCTCGCCCAGCTCCCGGAGGACGAGCAGAAGCTCTTTGCCACCTACCCGGCGAACTACGAGCTGCTGGTGAAGCCGGACTTCGAGTGGATCGGCAAGAACCGCGACATGCTGCGCGAACGCTGGAACGCCTGGATCACGCAGTAAGTCCCCTGCGGACCCGCGTATCCCGAAGGGCCGCTCGCGGCCCTTTTTCGTTGCCGCGGGTCGCGGCGGGGCCGTTCCCCTCGCGCTCCGCCGTAACCTTGGACATCGGTCTACCGGATCGCGGGACACCCCCGTCCGGCGATGGCGGCAGGCCGTGTCCGGACGACCCCGGGAGCGTCCGGCGATGGCGGGAGGCGTCTCCTACCGCGGCATCGCGGCGACGCCGTAGACCTTGTACCGCTCGGCAACCTCCGCCATGTCGTCGGCCGACAGGACGACCGGCGCCCCGCCCTGGCAGCTCAGCAGGTACTGCCGCGCCAGCGTCTCGAGCTTCACCGTCAAGGACAACGCGTGACTGAGGTCGCGGCCGAAGGCGATCATGCCGTGGTTGGCGAGGAGGCAGGCGTAACGCCCCTCCAGCGCCCTCAGCGCCGCCGCCGCCAACGCATCCGAACCGAACACGCGGTAGTCGGCGCAACGCACGTCCGTCCCGCCGAAGCTCGCCACCATGTAGTGGAAGGCCGGCAGCGGGCGCCGCAGGCACGAGAGCGCCACGCACGCGTCCGCGTGAGTATGGACGACGGCCCCGGCCTCGGGCCGATGGCGCAGGATCTCGGTGTGGAAGCGCCACTCGCTGGAGGGGATGCCGGCACCGATCACGCCGCCGTCGAGATCGACGTGCACCACCTCCTCGGGCGTCAGCGAGGCGCCGGCACCCGTCGGCGTGATGAGGGCCCCGTCCTGCCACCGGACGCTGACGTTGCCGGAGCTGCCGTGGTTGAGGCCTGTCGCCTCCAGGCGCTGGACGGCGGCGACGATGGCGGCGCGGGCCTCGGCCTCAGTGCGCATCGGTCAGGGCCTCCCGCGTGGTGCCGGATGTCGCCGTGCCGTCGCCGCCCATCGCGTCGAGCGCCTCGACGAACATGCCGACGTCGCCGAGCTTGCCCGACTTGAGGACCAGCGAGAGCGCCGGTTCGGTCGAAACCGCACGCCCCATGCCCGGCACCGTGAAGGCGCCGACGGCGAGGCGTTTCAGCCCCAGCGTCTCCACCACGACGCCGGAGCTCTCCCCACCGGCGACGAGGATGCGGCGGACGCCGCCCGCGGCGACACGGCGCGCGATGCCCGACAGGATCGTCTCGGCGAGCTGCGACGCGCCTTCGCGCCCGAGCGCCGACTGGAGCCGCGCCACCTCGTCCGGGCCCGCGGACGTCGCGACGGCGGACGGGACCGGCTGCGCGAGGACCCAGCGCGCGGCCCGCTCGGCGACGGTGTCCGCGTTGTCGGCGGGCGACAGCGCGAGGCGCAGCACCGGGTGCCCGGCGGCCTCGAACGCGGCGAGCTGCTCGATCGTGCGTTCCGCGCAGCTTCCGGCGAGGACGACGCCGGGACCGTCGATTGCCGGCAGGGCATCGCCGGCCGCCCCCTCGGCGAGCCAGCCGCGCCGGCGCCATGCCGCCGGCAGGTATTCCGCGACGGAGGAGTTGCCCGTCAGGAAGGGCATGTCGGCGGCCGCCTCGGCGATCACGGCGAGGTCCTCCGGGAGGATCGCGTCGACAACGAGATGCCGCGCGCCCTCGGCCACCGCCCGCGCCGTCGCCGAGCGGATCGCGTCGGCGCCCTGGCGCACGGCAGGATAGTGCACGGCACCCACCGGGCGCGCGGACTGGCGGGCGAGGACGCGGGCGATGTCCGGGTCGGTCATCGGCGTCAGCGGGTCGTAGCGCTTGGGCGACTCGGAGAGGAGCTGGGTGCCGACGAAGAGATGGTTGAGGTAGACCGTCCGGCCGACCTCCGGGAAGGACGGCACGAAGTAGACCGCTTCCGCGCCGGTCATCTCCGCCAGCCGGTCGGCGACGGGGCCGATGTTGCCGCGGTCGGTGGAGTCGAACGTGGCGCAGTACTTGTAGAAGAGCTGCCGGCAGCCGAGGGCCATCAGGGCGCCGGCGGCGGTCACCGCGTCGGCGATGGCCCGCTCCGCCGGGACGACGCGGATCTTGAGGGCGACGACGACGGCGTCGAGCGCGTCCGCCTCCGCCGCCAGGGCGGCGACCTCGCCCGGGGCTGTCACGAACGCGACACGCGCTCCCTGCCCGACCAGCATGCCCGCAAGCTCTAGCCCGCCCGTCAGGTCGTCAGCGATCGCGCCAAAAATCGGCCCCGCCATTCCCGTGTACTCCCGTCATCCGTCCGCACGATAGCCATGGAAGATTTGGCATACAATCGCGATTTCATCATGATTGGCACCGATATCCCGCCGCGAAGCCGAATATTTTGATGGAATTTTCGACTAACGGGTGTCCTGCGGGTGCCGCGCCAGGACTTCGGGCAGGTAGGTCCTGAGGTAGGCCACCGCCGCCGCGCCGCTCTCGGCGAGGCATTCGTCCGTCACGCGGCGATGCTCGGCCCAGGAGATTGCCCAGATCCCGTCGGTGAGGCCGATGGTGATCGCCATCCAATCGTCGAGCCGCGGCAGGGCGCTGCAGTCGAACCAACGGCGGAACTCGTCGGCGCGCACCCTGGCGAGGGAGGCGTTGCCCCTAAGGTCGAGGGTGCGCACGTCGACGCTGACGCCCGCGCCCATGAAGAGCCGCAGCGCCGCCGGATGACCGTTCAGCCAGTCCGCCCCGATCCGCTGGCGGCGCAGGATGATGTCCTGCCACCGCTGCGGCGGCGGATCGAGCGGCCGGTGCGCGTTCTCGCCGAGCCGCTCGATGAAGCGCTCGGCAAGCGCGACGAGGAGCGCGTTGCGGTTCGGGAAGAAGTGGTAGAGCGACGGCAGCGGCACATCCGCCTCCTCCGCCACCATGGCGAGCGAAACGTCGCGATCCTCCGGCACCGCGAGCAGACGCTCGGCCGCGTCGAGGAGCTGCTCGAACCGCGCCTGGCCGCGCCGGCGCTGGGGGCGCCGACCCTTGGCGGCGGCGCCAGCGTCGTCTTCCTCACCGTGCGACACGGCGCTCCTTCCTCTCCCATGGGAGCGGCCGGATCGCCCCCGATGGGCGGCTATCGCCCGAAGGATCGCCATCTTGCAAGGCCGGCGGCTCGCATGACCGCCAACCGCCGACCTTGACCGGACTTCGGCGCGCCGGCGTCAGGACGCCGCGAGGCCGAGCGAGCCGGGGTTCATCCGCCCGTCCGGGTCGACCGCGCGCTTGATGTCGCTCAGCAGCGACCACGTCTCCGGCGTGAGGACCTCACGGAACGGGTAGTCGCGCGCCACCTGCCAGCTCACACCGCCGAGGCTCGCATAGAGCTCCTGGGTGCCGCGGCGCAGGCGCACCACCGCCTCACGCGCGGCCGGGTTCGCCGGCCGGTCGCGCCAGGGCTTCACCGTCTCCGCGCCGACGCTCTTCTCGTGCAGCGGGGTGATCTCGTCGGGCCAGTAGAAGGCCGGCTCCAGGAAGAACTCGTTGCCGACCGTCATCGACATCACCGAGTAGGTGATCCGGTGCTCCTCCATCATCGGGCGCTGGCTCTCGAAGTAGTCCGCGTTGGCCCGCACCACCTCGGCCGCGCTCGACAGCGGGAAGACCGCGTGGATCGGCACCCAGCGCTCGCCGTTGAGGCCCAGCATGCCGCGCACCGGGCCGAACGGCTTGGCCCGCATCACCCGCGGCACGGAGTTGTCGATTTCCACCCCGTGGTGGTTGCCGATCGCGCGTACGGTGGCGAGCGAGGCGTCGAGCGCGGCGCGCGTGTCCGCCTCCAGGACCAGGTGGAGCGTGAAGTTGTGCGCCTTGATGAACGAGGTGCCGGCGGTCGCGACCTTCGCGGCGTCCTTCAGGCCGCCCAGCAGCGTCTTGCCCGAGGCGGCGACGTTGCCGAGCGAGCGAAGCCCGTCGGAGATGCGGTTCACGCTGGCCGAGTGCTCGGCCTTGTTGCGGTCGATCCCGAAGCCTTCGCATACCGCACCGGTGCGGGCGATCTCCACCTGCGCGGCCGCCATCGCGTCCATGGTCTTGAAGCCGAACGACAGGAAGTCGACCTCCGCCGGCCGAGGGAAGAGCGCGAGTGTCGCCGCGAGCTTCACGCCGAACGCGCCATTGTCGCCCATGAAGAGGCCCGTGAGGTCCGGTCCGCCGTAGCGTGTGAACGGCCTGGTGCCGACGCGTCCGCCCGAGCCTGTGGTGACGACCCGCCCGTCCGCCAGCGCCACGGTGACGCCGAGCACGCTGTCGGCGACGGTCCCGTGCCGCGCGGAGCCGAAGAAGGCGCTGTTCTGGGAGAGCGCGCCGCCGACCGTGGCGTTGACGCCCGACAGCGGTCCCCAGTACCGCGTCCGCAGGCCCGTCCCTTCCAGCGCGGCGTTCACCTGCTCCCAGGTGCAGCCCGATTCCACAGTGATGTAGCGGTCGTCGACGTTCACCTCGACGACCTGCTTCAACCCCCGGCAGTCGATCACGACGCTCCCCGGAGCGGACGGCAGGTAGCCTTTGGTGTAGCTCATCCCGCCGCCGCGCGGGACGATGTCGAGCCCTGCCTCCGCCGCCGCGCGCACGGCCGCGACGGCCTCCTCGCGCGTGGTCGGGAGGATGACCGCGGTCGGCTCGATCCCGGGCTGCCAGAAGACGTCGTTGGCGTAGTAGGCGCGCGTCGGCGCATCCGAGAGGACCTTGTCGGCGCCGATGGTGCCGGCGAGGGCGTCGAGCGCGGGCGGTCGCGCCTCGGTTGTCGGTTGCGCAAGCGCCATGGTTTCCTCCCGAGTTTTATGGTTTTCGAGGCCGTCCTGTCGCCCGCGCTGGGCAAACGGCCGGGTTGCGGCTCAGCCGATATTGACTGATCGCCGCGCGCATCGGATCATTCCGTGACAGGCGCGTCAATAGACGACACGCTGTATCGCCTACCACTCGGTGTCTTTGCTATGCGAAAAGGGCGGCGCCGCTCACAGGTCCAGGTATGACGGAACCGTCGAAACAGAACATTCGTGCCGTATCGCGCGCCCTCGCCGTGCTGAACTCCTTCACCCAGAAGCGCAGCCAGACGCTCGCTGACGTCACCAATGCGACGGGGCTCGACAAGGGTACCACGCGGCGTCTTCTCATCACGCTGATGGACAACGGCTACGTCGCGCAGGATCCGACCACGCAGCAGTACCGGATCGGCCGGGCCCTGCGCCTGCTGGCGGCCGACGTGCCGGACGGGTTCGACCTGCGCGCCGTGGCGAGCCCCGTCCTCACCCAGCTCGCGTCGGAGTTTCCCGTCACCGCCTTCGTGTCGGTGTACGACGACGGGGACGTCGTGTGCCTCGACCGCATCCACGACATGAAGGGCATCGAGGTGCACTGGTGGGCGGTCGGCGGGACACTGCCCTACAACTGCGGCGGCGCGCCCAAGCTGCTCCTGGCCTTCCAGCCGGTCGAGGAGATCGAGCGTGTCCTGACGCGCGAGCCGACGGCGATGACCCGCGCCTCGATCACCGATCGCGGCGCCCTGCGCGATCGCTTCGCCCAGATCCGCCAGCAGGACTACGAGTTCGCGGTCGACGACGTGACGCTCGGGCTGACCGCGCTCGCCGTCCCGGTCCGCACGCCGGACGGGTCCATCGCCGGCGCCATCAGCATCGCCGGCCTCACCCCGCAGCTCTGCAACGAGGACGGTCCCGACCCGCTCCACCTCGGCCAGCTGCGCGAGGCGGCGCGCCAGATCGAGCGGCGGATCCAGATGGCGGGCGCGGCCTGACCCACGCAGGAGCGCCCGCTTCATAAGCTCGCGCTGCGTTCGTGTCATAGTATGACACTCGTTTTGCTAGTTGACCTGCTGCGGCGGATCAATTAGCCTTGGTCAAAATAAGAACGAGTTGTCCGGGACGAACGCCCGCACCTTTCCGGTGCCCTCGCGCATGCCAGGCCGGCAGCGCGTCTCCCGACAATTCTGAAGTACGCGCCCTCGCGGGACGATGTCGCGCGCAATGAAGAACAGGGAGGACGAGACGTGAACCACGTGACCATCCGCAGCCTTGCTGCGGCGGGATTGCTTGCCGGTGCCATCGCCGCACCGACGCTGGCTGCGGCCCAGTCGCTCGACAAGGGCGTCTACGAGGTCGGCTTCATCACCGAAAAGACCGGGCCGCTGGCCGCCGCCGGCATCTCCTACTGGCACGGCGCCGAGCTCGCCCTGGAGGAGATCAACTCCGCCTCGCTCCTCGGCGACGGCATCGCGCTGGAGCTGGTCGAGAAGGAGTCCGGCTCCGACGCCGCGCGCGCCGTCCAGGCACTGACGCAGTTCGCCGCCGACCGCGACATCAAGGTCGCCACCTGCTGCATCCTCTCGCCGGTCGCCGGCGCGCTGAAGCCGGTCGCCAAGTCGATGGGCATCCCGCTCATCATCTACGGCGCGACGCGGCCGGGGCTGCCCGAGCTTCCCTACGTGTCGTCGGTCGTCGCCCTCCCCGGCCCGGCCGAAGTGAAGATGACGCAGACCCTCGCCGACACGCTGAAGCCGAAGAAGGTGACCTACTTCGTCAACGCCGACAACGACGCCTTCCAGGCCCGCTTCAAGGCCGCGCAGAAGGTGATGGAGGACAACGGCATCGAGACCGGCGAAGTGATCTCGATCCTCGCCAACGACACCGACTTCACCGGACCGGCCACCCAGGCGATGGCGACCAACCCGGACCTCATCATGGTCTGGACCACACAGACGCCGGCCGTCGGCATCGTCTCCGCCCTGCGTCAGCGCGGCTACGAGGGCGACATCTCCTCGTCCGACGTGATCTCGCCCGTCGCCGTCTTCGAGAAGGCCGGCCAGGCGATCGAGGGCGTGCCGTTCCCGATCCTGTTCTCGCCCTCGCTCTCCAAGGACCCGCGCGCGCAGGCCTTCATCGACGCCTACAACAAGAAGTACGGCCAGCAGCCCGACACCTACTCCGCCCAGGGCTACACGGTGATGTACTACCTCGCCCAGGCCCTCGGCACCCTGAGCGGCAACCCGAGCCGCGAGGAGATCGCCGAGGCGCTCGCCGCGGTGAAGGAGATCAAGGACAACATCTACGGCGGGCTGCCGATGATCGATGGACAGGCCACGGTCGAGAACTCGCTCATCGTCAACTGGAGCGGCGACGGCACACTCGTTCCGTGGGAAGCGAAGTAAGTGCAGCTGTTCTTTGAACAACTGGTCAATGGCTGGGCGTTGGGGTCACTCTACGCCCTCTTCGGGATCGGCTTCGGGCTCGTCTTCGCGACGCTCGGCATCCTGAACGCGGCCCACGGCGCTTACGCCAGCTGGGCCGCCATCATCGGCTACTATGCCGTGACCTCGCTCGGCCTTCCCCTGCCGCTCGCGCTTCTCGCGGGCGTCCTGGGCGGCGGGGCGATCGCCATCATCGTCGATCAGGTGGCCTTCCAGCCGCTGCGGGCGGTGGGCGCGGGCATGCTCGGCGCCCTCATCACCTCGATCGCCTTCTGGATCATCCTCGACAGCCTCGCGGGCTTCGCCACAAAGCAGCAGAGCCTCGCCTTCCCGCCGTCGAGCTACCCCTACAACATGGTCGACTTCGGCGTGATCCGCGTCCCGGCGATGCAGATCATCACGATCATCACGCTGATCCTGGTCACCACCGGCATGTGGATCCTGATCGCCAGGACGCGCGTCGGCGCGGCGATGCGGGCGGTCGGCTGGAACGCGACGGCGGCCGGCCTCGGCGGCGTCAATGCGCGCATGGTCATCCTGCTGACGGCCTTCCTCGCGGGCGCAACCTCGGGCCTCGCGGGCGTCCTCGGCGGCATCGCCACCAACAACGTCTCCTACACGCTCGGCGAGGCGCTGCTCCTCAAGGGGTTCGCGGCGGTGGTCGTCGGCGGCTACGACGACGTGCGCGGGACGGCGATCGCCGGCATCTGCCTGGGCATCATCGAGGTCTTCGTGGCGCAGTACATCTCCACCAGCTTCCGCGACGGCTTCACCTACATCCTGCTGCTCACCTTCCTGGTGGCCCGTCCGCGCGGCCTCTTCGGATCGATCAGCGTACAGAGGGCCTGACCGATGGACATGCTCCTCGACTTCTGGGCGGGCTACGGCTCCACCGTCGTGTTCGCGATGGTCAACTCCTTCTTCGCGCTGTCGTGCTACGCGGTGCTGTCGGCGGGCGTGCTGTCGTTCACGACGGTGGTCTTCGCGGCCATCGGCGGCTTCCTGGCCGCCCAGCTCGTCGCCAAGTTCGGCGTCTCCTACTATCTGACGCTGCCGGTGGCCGCCGTTGCCGGCGGGCTGGGGGCGGCGGTCGTCGCCGCGCTCTTCCTGCGCCTGCAGAGCCACTGGATGGCTCTCGCCTCGCTCGCCCTCGTCCTCATCACGCGCATCGTCGCGCTCAACGCGCCGGGGCTGACGGGCGGGGTCAACGGGCTCTTCGTGCCGGCGCGGATCGCCTGGTGGGAGCTCGCCATCATGCTGGCGCTCGTCACCTTCGTCTTCTACCGCCTCTACCACTCGTGGTTCGGCCTCGCCTCGCTCGCGGTGCGCGAGGACCCGGCCGTGGCGGCGACGATGGGCATCAAGCCGCGGCGCATCCAGTTCATCGC
This genomic window from Acuticoccus sediminis contains:
- a CDS encoding FAD-binding oxidoreductase, which translates into the protein MALAQPTTEARPPALDALAGTIGADKVLSDAPTRAYYANDVFWQPGIEPTAVILPTTREEAVAAVRAAAEAGLDIVPRGGGMSYTKGYLPSAPGSVVIDCRGLKQVVEVNVDDRYITVESGCTWEQVNAALEGTGLRTRYWGPLSGVNATVGGALSQNSAFFGSARHGTVADSVLGVTVALADGRVVTTGSGGRVGTRPFTRYGGPDLTGLFMGDNGAFGVKLAATLALFPRPAEVDFLSFGFKTMDAMAAAQVEIARTGAVCEGFGIDRNKAEHSASVNRISDGLRSLGNVAASGKTLLGGLKDAAKVATAGTSFIKAHNFTLHLVLEADTRAALDASLATVRAIGNHHGVEIDNSVPRVMRAKPFGPVRGMLGLNGERWVPIHAVFPLSSAAEVVRANADYFESQRPMMEEHRITYSVMSMTVGNEFFLEPAFYWPDEITPLHEKSVGAETVKPWRDRPANPAAREAVVRLRRGTQELYASLGGVSWQVARDYPFREVLTPETWSLLSDIKRAVDPDGRMNPGSLGLAAS
- a CDS encoding IclR family transcriptional regulator, which gives rise to MTEPSKQNIRAVSRALAVLNSFTQKRSQTLADVTNATGLDKGTTRRLLITLMDNGYVAQDPTTQQYRIGRALRLLAADVPDGFDLRAVASPVLTQLASEFPVTAFVSVYDDGDVVCLDRIHDMKGIEVHWWAVGGTLPYNCGGAPKLLLAFQPVEEIERVLTREPTAMTRASITDRGALRDRFAQIRQQDYEFAVDDVTLGLTALAVPVRTPDGSIAGAISIAGLTPQLCNEDGPDPLHLGQLREAARQIERRIQMAGAA
- a CDS encoding ABC transporter substrate-binding protein, which gives rise to MNHVTIRSLAAAGLLAGAIAAPTLAAAQSLDKGVYEVGFITEKTGPLAAAGISYWHGAELALEEINSASLLGDGIALELVEKESGSDAARAVQALTQFAADRDIKVATCCILSPVAGALKPVAKSMGIPLIIYGATRPGLPELPYVSSVVALPGPAEVKMTQTLADTLKPKKVTYFVNADNDAFQARFKAAQKVMEDNGIETGEVISILANDTDFTGPATQAMATNPDLIMVWTTQTPAVGIVSALRQRGYEGDISSSDVISPVAVFEKAGQAIEGVPFPILFSPSLSKDPRAQAFIDAYNKKYGQQPDTYSAQGYTVMYYLAQALGTLSGNPSREEIAEALAAVKEIKDNIYGGLPMIDGQATVENSLIVNWSGDGTLVPWEAK
- a CDS encoding branched-chain amino acid ABC transporter permease, encoding MQLFFEQLVNGWALGSLYALFGIGFGLVFATLGILNAAHGAYASWAAIIGYYAVTSLGLPLPLALLAGVLGGGAIAIIVDQVAFQPLRAVGAGMLGALITSIAFWIILDSLAGFATKQQSLAFPPSSYPYNMVDFGVIRVPAMQIITIITLILVTTGMWILIARTRVGAAMRAVGWNATAAGLGGVNARMVILLTAFLAGATSGLAGVLGGIATNNVSYTLGEALLLKGFAAVVVGGYDDVRGTAIAGICLGIIEVFVAQYISTSFRDGFTYILLLTFLVARPRGLFGSISVQRA
- a CDS encoding branched-chain amino acid ABC transporter permease, which produces MDMLLDFWAGYGSTVVFAMVNSFFALSCYAVLSAGVLSFTTVVFAAIGGFLAAQLVAKFGVSYYLTLPVAAVAGGLGAAVVAALFLRLQSHWMALASLALVLITRIVALNAPGLTGGVNGLFVPARIAWWELAIMLALVTFVFYRLYHSWFGLASLAVREDPAVAATMGIKPRRIQFIAFIISGLVGGLGGAALAFTLQFISPETYFIGIAFTMIASTVLGGSFHWIGPVVGAAVFTALPVTMQAVAPAIEDVAKGVVLLLIMIFLPRGLVDPRAIRLRRARRSRRSADDSASEAAHVRA